Proteins encoded by one window of Vitis riparia cultivar Riparia Gloire de Montpellier isolate 1030 chromosome 11, EGFV_Vit.rip_1.0, whole genome shotgun sequence:
- the LOC117925737 gene encoding NADPH:adrenodoxin oxidoreductase, mitochondrial isoform X2, whose product MAFCRAKTWFSRSFSSLSSNPLRVCVVGSGPAGFYTAEKMLKAHQGAEIDIVDRLPTPFGLVRSGVAPDHPETKIVVNQFSRVAQNDRCSFIGNVTLGSSISLSELRELYHVVVLAYGAESDRVLGIPGEDFAGIHSAREFVWWYNGHPDCKNLDPDLKSTDTAVILGQGNVALDVARILLRPTMELAKTDIASHALAALEESSIRKVYLVGRRGPVQAACTAKELREILGIKDLNVHIQESDLLKSPADEEELKNNRIQRRVYELLSKAASGPSLTSSDQRELHFVFFRKPDRFLDSGDRNGHVAGVRCEKTILKESVGSGKQIAVGTGQFEDLECGIVLKSIGYKSVPINGLPFDHHKGLA is encoded by the exons ATGGCGTTTTGTCGTGCGAAGACATGGTTTTCGAGaagtttctcttctctttcttcaaaTCCATTACGCGTTTGTGTTGTTGGAAGCGGACCTGCTGGCTTCTACACTGCTGAAAAG ATGCTGAAGGCGCATCAAGGAGCAGAAATTGACATTGTTGATCGATTGCCTACTCCGTTTGGATTGGTCCGCTCTGGTGTGGCACCTGATCATCCCGAAACCAAG ATTGTGGTGAACCAATTTTCTCGGGTTGCACAAAATGATCGGTGCTCTTTCATTGGAAATGTGACTCTTGGATCTTCCATTTCTCTCTCGGAACTCCGTGAGTTGTATCATGTG GTTGTGCTTGCATATGGTGCTGAAAGTGACAGAGTCCTTGGTATTCCAGGAGAA GATTTTGCAGGAATACACTCAGCTAGAGAATTTGTTTGGTGGTATAATGGGCATCCAGACTGCAAAAACCTGGATCCTGATTTGAAGAGCACTGATACAGCTGTTATTCTTGGTCAG GGTAATGTTGCGCTTGATGTTGCACGTATCCTCTTACGACCTACAATGGAATTGGCAAAAACTGATATTGCCAGCCATGCGTTGGCTGCTCTGGAGGAGAGCTCTATAAG GAAAGTGTATTTGGTAGGAAGACGTGGACCAGTACAAGCAGCTTGTACTGCAAAAGAGCTACGTGaaattcttg GTATTAAGGATTTGAATGTTCACATTCAAGAATCTGATCTACTTAAAAGCCCAGCAGATGAG GAAGAACTGAAGAATAATAGAATTCAGAGGAGGGTTTATGAGTTGCTCTCTAAGGCGGCCTCAGGACCTTCTCTTACCAGTTCAGATCAACGGGAACTGCACTTTGTTTTCTTCCGGAAGCCAGATAGGTTTCTGGATTCAGGTGACAGAAATGGCCATGTTGCAGGTGTGCGCTGTGAGAAGACAATTCTTAAAG aaaGTGTTGGCTCTGGGAAACAGATTGCAGTGGGTACTGGACAGTTCGAAGATCTTGAATGCGG GATAGTGCTAAAGAGCATTGGTTACAAATCTGTACCTATCAATGGTTTACCCTTTGATCATcataaag GTCTTGCATGA
- the LOC117925737 gene encoding NADPH:adrenodoxin oxidoreductase, mitochondrial isoform X1: MAFCRAKTWFSRSFSSLSSNPLRVCVVGSGPAGFYTAEKMLKAHQGAEIDIVDRLPTPFGLVRSGVAPDHPETKIVVNQFSRVAQNDRCSFIGNVTLGSSISLSELRELYHVVVLAYGAESDRVLGIPGEDFAGIHSAREFVWWYNGHPDCKNLDPDLKSTDTAVILGQGNVALDVARILLRPTMELAKTDIASHALAALEESSIRKVYLVGRRGPVQAACTAKELREILGIKDLNVHIQESDLLKSPADEEELKNNRIQRRVYELLSKAASGPSLTSSDQRELHFVFFRKPDRFLDSGDRNGHVAGVRCEKTILKESVGSGKQIAVGTGQFEDLECGIVLKSIGYKSVPINGLPFDHHKGIVPNIQGRVLSNTTGNPTLVEEGLYVCGWLKRGPTGIIATNLYCAEETVASISEDLEQGKLPSTSSLPKPGREGLLQLLAERNVRVLSFSTWEKIDSEEKRLGSLRNKPREKLTTREELLKVTME, from the exons ATGGCGTTTTGTCGTGCGAAGACATGGTTTTCGAGaagtttctcttctctttcttcaaaTCCATTACGCGTTTGTGTTGTTGGAAGCGGACCTGCTGGCTTCTACACTGCTGAAAAG ATGCTGAAGGCGCATCAAGGAGCAGAAATTGACATTGTTGATCGATTGCCTACTCCGTTTGGATTGGTCCGCTCTGGTGTGGCACCTGATCATCCCGAAACCAAG ATTGTGGTGAACCAATTTTCTCGGGTTGCACAAAATGATCGGTGCTCTTTCATTGGAAATGTGACTCTTGGATCTTCCATTTCTCTCTCGGAACTCCGTGAGTTGTATCATGTG GTTGTGCTTGCATATGGTGCTGAAAGTGACAGAGTCCTTGGTATTCCAGGAGAA GATTTTGCAGGAATACACTCAGCTAGAGAATTTGTTTGGTGGTATAATGGGCATCCAGACTGCAAAAACCTGGATCCTGATTTGAAGAGCACTGATACAGCTGTTATTCTTGGTCAG GGTAATGTTGCGCTTGATGTTGCACGTATCCTCTTACGACCTACAATGGAATTGGCAAAAACTGATATTGCCAGCCATGCGTTGGCTGCTCTGGAGGAGAGCTCTATAAG GAAAGTGTATTTGGTAGGAAGACGTGGACCAGTACAAGCAGCTTGTACTGCAAAAGAGCTACGTGaaattcttg GTATTAAGGATTTGAATGTTCACATTCAAGAATCTGATCTACTTAAAAGCCCAGCAGATGAG GAAGAACTGAAGAATAATAGAATTCAGAGGAGGGTTTATGAGTTGCTCTCTAAGGCGGCCTCAGGACCTTCTCTTACCAGTTCAGATCAACGGGAACTGCACTTTGTTTTCTTCCGGAAGCCAGATAGGTTTCTGGATTCAGGTGACAGAAATGGCCATGTTGCAGGTGTGCGCTGTGAGAAGACAATTCTTAAAG aaaGTGTTGGCTCTGGGAAACAGATTGCAGTGGGTACTGGACAGTTCGAAGATCTTGAATGCGG GATAGTGCTAAAGAGCATTGGTTACAAATCTGTACCTATCAATGGTTTACCCTTTGATCATcataaag GCATAGTTCCAAATATTCAAGGTCGAGTTCTAAGTAATACTACTGGAAATCCTACACTAGTTGAGGAAGGATTATATGTATGTGGGTGGTTGAAGAGAGGACCAACTGGAATCATTGCTACAAACCTTTACTGTGCTGAAGAAACT GTTGCTAGCATATCTGAAGACCTTGAACAAGGAAAGTTACCATCCACATCTAGCTTGCCTAAACCAGGCCGAGAGGGCCTCCTTCAGTTATTAGCTGAGAGGAATGTCAGAGTTTTATCGTTCAGTACCTGGGAAAAGATTGATTCTGAAGAGAAGAGGCTCGGGAGTTTGAGAAACAAACCCAGAGAAAAATTAACCACGAGGGAAGAGCTACTGAAAGTTACCATGGAATGA